The Geothrix sp. genome window below encodes:
- a CDS encoding malate dehydrogenase translates to MKPPVRVAVTGAAGQIGYSLLFRIASGAMLGEDQPVILQLLEITPALKALNGVVMELNDCAFPLLAGVVTSDDPMVAFKDADYALLVGALPRKAGMERADLLNANGGIFKPQGNALSEVASRNVKVLVVGNPANTNAFIALSNAPKLKPTQFHAMVRLDHNRAISQLAEKTGKPVTAIKKMTIWGNHSVTQFPDLYHATVDGKNAYDLVNDHAWYETSYIPTVAKRGAAIIEARGLSSAASAANAAIAHMRSWALGTPEGDWTSMAFVSDGSYGVPEGLVYGFPVTVKNGQVEIVKGLEINAFSRAKMDATAKELDEERQAVKQLGLI, encoded by the coding sequence ATGAAGCCCCCCGTTCGCGTTGCCGTCACCGGCGCTGCCGGTCAGATCGGATACAGCCTGCTTTTCCGCATCGCCAGCGGCGCGATGCTGGGCGAGGACCAGCCGGTCATCCTCCAGCTGCTGGAGATCACCCCGGCCCTGAAGGCGCTGAACGGCGTCGTCATGGAACTCAATGACTGCGCCTTCCCCCTGCTGGCGGGTGTGGTCACCTCCGACGACCCCATGGTGGCCTTCAAGGATGCGGACTACGCCCTGCTGGTGGGCGCCCTGCCGCGCAAGGCCGGCATGGAGCGCGCCGACCTGTTGAACGCCAACGGCGGCATCTTCAAGCCCCAGGGCAACGCGCTGAGCGAAGTGGCCAGCCGCAATGTGAAGGTGCTGGTGGTGGGCAACCCCGCCAACACGAACGCCTTCATCGCGCTCTCCAACGCGCCCAAGCTCAAGCCCACCCAGTTCCACGCCATGGTGCGCCTGGATCACAACCGCGCCATCTCCCAGCTGGCCGAGAAGACCGGCAAGCCTGTCACCGCCATCAAGAAGATGACCATCTGGGGCAACCACAGCGTCACCCAGTTCCCGGACCTCTACCACGCCACCGTGGACGGCAAGAACGCGTACGACCTGGTCAATGATCACGCCTGGTATGAGACCTCGTACATCCCCACCGTGGCCAAGCGCGGCGCGGCCATCATCGAGGCTCGCGGCCTCAGCAGCGCCGCCAGCGCCGCCAACGCCGCCATCGCGCACATGCGCTCCTGGGCGCTGGGTACCCCCGAGGGCGACTGGACCAGCATGGCCTTCGTGTCCGACGGCAGCTACGGCGTGCCCGAGGGTCTGGTCTACGGCTTCCCCGTCACCGTGAAGAACGGCCAGGTGGAGATCGTGAAGGGCCTGGAGATCAACGCCTTCAGCCGCGCCAAGATGGACGCCACCGCCAAGGAGCTCGACGAGGAGCGCCAGGCCGTGAAGCAGCTGGGCCTGATCTAG
- a CDS encoding sialidase family protein — MSDQLLISTRKGLFAARRQGKGGWALEGVSFLGDNVSLTQQDPRDGAWYAALDHGHFGAKLHRSRDRGVSWEEIGVPAYPTPPEGHVEKDFLGREIPWRLIRFWCLAPGLASQPGLLWAGTLPGGLFWSEDHGDTWQMVESLWNLPDRRKWAGGGADVPGIHSICVDPRDGHRVAVAVSSGGVWITLDCGRTWTAHTAGMRADYAPPELVYAPESQDPHRMVQCPAAPDTYWVQHHNGIFRSTDNAMSWAEITEVKPSVFGFPVMVHPKDPDTAWFVPAIKDERRIPAEGRVVVNRTRDGGRTFETLHKGLPQAWAYDLVYRHALDLDASGERLAFGSTTGSVWISEDGGDSWLTLAEHLPPVHAVAFV; from the coding sequence ATGTCCGACCAGCTGCTGATCTCGACGCGCAAGGGACTCTTCGCCGCCCGGCGGCAGGGGAAGGGGGGCTGGGCCCTCGAGGGCGTGTCCTTCCTGGGCGACAATGTGTCGCTGACCCAGCAGGACCCGCGGGACGGCGCCTGGTATGCGGCCCTGGATCACGGCCACTTCGGCGCGAAGCTGCACCGCTCCAGGGACCGCGGCGTCAGCTGGGAGGAGATCGGCGTGCCCGCCTATCCCACGCCGCCCGAGGGCCATGTCGAAAAGGATTTCCTGGGCCGCGAAATCCCCTGGCGGCTCATCCGCTTCTGGTGCCTGGCCCCGGGCCTCGCTTCGCAGCCGGGTCTGCTCTGGGCGGGGACGCTCCCCGGGGGCCTCTTCTGGAGCGAGGACCACGGGGACACCTGGCAGATGGTCGAATCCCTCTGGAACCTTCCCGACCGCCGCAAGTGGGCTGGCGGTGGCGCCGATGTGCCAGGGATCCATTCCATCTGTGTGGATCCCCGGGACGGCCACCGCGTGGCGGTGGCCGTCTCCAGCGGCGGCGTGTGGATCACCCTCGACTGCGGCCGGACCTGGACCGCCCACACCGCGGGCATGCGCGCGGACTATGCGCCACCCGAGCTGGTCTACGCGCCCGAATCCCAGGATCCCCATCGCATGGTGCAGTGCCCCGCGGCCCCGGACACCTACTGGGTGCAGCACCACAACGGCATCTTCCGCAGCACCGACAACGCCATGAGCTGGGCGGAGATCACGGAGGTGAAGCCCTCGGTCTTCGGCTTCCCCGTGATGGTGCATCCGAAGGATCCGGACACGGCCTGGTTCGTGCCGGCCATCAAGGACGAGCGCCGCATTCCCGCCGAGGGGCGCGTGGTGGTGAACCGCACCCGCGACGGCGGCCGCACCTTCGAGACCCTGCACAAGGGCCTGCCGCAGGCCTGGGCCTACGATCTGGTCTATCGCCACGCGCTGGACCTGGATGCCAGCGGCGAGCGCCTGGCCTTCGGCTCCACCACCGGGTCGGTATGGATCAGCGAGGATGGCGGCGACAGCTGGCTCACCCTCGCCGAGCACCTGCCGCCCGTGCATGCGGTGGCCTTCGTGTAG
- the mtgA gene encoding monofunctional biosynthetic peptidoglycan transglycosylase — protein MAKTKRGWMRRLLVGLGWAVGVFLAFNLVLVLVFRFVPVPVSGLMVQRRIESWSSDKPYVSHHRWAPLEEISPSLGAAVIAAEDQNFTDHFGFDWQAIEKAVQHNEHSRRKRGASTVSQQTAKNLFLWNSRSWTRKGLEAWFTLLIEVGWSKKRILEVYLNIVEFGDGVYGAEAAARTFFGKSARRLTASEAALLAAVLPNPRKFRANAPSEYIRGRQSWILNQMRHLGGEQVVKDLEAKL, from the coding sequence ATGGCGAAGACGAAGCGTGGTTGGATGCGACGGCTCCTGGTGGGGCTGGGCTGGGCGGTGGGCGTGTTCCTGGCCTTCAACCTCGTCCTGGTGCTGGTCTTCCGGTTCGTGCCGGTGCCGGTCTCGGGCCTGATGGTGCAGCGGCGCATCGAATCCTGGTCCAGCGACAAGCCCTATGTCTCGCACCACCGCTGGGCCCCTCTGGAGGAGATCTCGCCCAGCCTGGGCGCGGCGGTGATCGCGGCGGAGGATCAGAACTTCACGGATCATTTCGGCTTCGACTGGCAGGCCATCGAGAAGGCCGTGCAGCACAACGAGCACAGCCGCCGGAAGCGGGGCGCCTCCACGGTCTCCCAGCAGACGGCGAAGAACCTCTTCCTATGGAACAGCCGCTCCTGGACCCGCAAGGGCCTGGAGGCCTGGTTCACGCTGCTGATCGAGGTGGGCTGGTCGAAGAAGCGGATCCTGGAGGTCTACTTGAACATCGTGGAGTTCGGCGACGGCGTCTACGGCGCCGAGGCCGCGGCGCGCACCTTCTTCGGCAAGTCCGCCCGGCGCCTCACCGCCAGTGAGGCCGCCCTGCTGGCGGCCGTGCTGCCCAACCCCCGCAAGTTCCGCGCGAACGCCCCCAGCGAGTACATCCGGGGCCGCCAGAGCTGGATCCTCAATCAGATGCGGCACCTGGGCGGCGAGCAGGTGGTGAAGGACCTCGAGGCCAAACTCTAG
- a CDS encoding methyltransferase: protein MDRSSRNRLTEKLLPQFAGDTLFEAIARAVCRAGCLPRKELYEAWEVARRVRRRFRGRRVVDLACGHGLVAQILLLLDDTSPSALAVDQRIPKSAATLEASLCRDWPRLQGRVRYLESDLRAVPLGRDDLIVSAHACGGLTDLILERAAAARACVAVLPCCHNLQKADLGGLEGWLDGPLAIDATRAARLRFQGYRVFTQVIPGDITPKNRLLMAEPEDAKSDLANLGA, encoded by the coding sequence ATGGATCGCTCTTCTCGCAATCGGCTGACGGAAAAACTGCTTCCTCAATTTGCAGGGGACACCCTCTTCGAGGCCATTGCCAGGGCTGTCTGCCGTGCGGGTTGCCTGCCGCGCAAGGAGCTTTACGAGGCCTGGGAAGTGGCTCGAAGGGTGCGGCGCCGATTCCGGGGGAGGCGGGTGGTGGATCTGGCCTGTGGGCATGGTCTGGTGGCCCAGATCCTCCTCCTGCTGGATGACACCTCTCCGTCGGCCTTGGCCGTGGATCAGCGGATCCCGAAGAGTGCCGCCACGCTGGAGGCATCGCTGTGCAGGGACTGGCCACGGCTGCAGGGCCGGGTCAGGTACCTCGAGTCCGATCTGCGGGCGGTGCCACTGGGTCGAGATGATCTGATCGTCTCTGCGCACGCCTGCGGCGGGCTCACCGATCTGATCCTGGAACGGGCGGCCGCGGCCCGGGCCTGCGTGGCGGTGTTGCCCTGCTGCCACAATCTGCAGAAGGCCGATCTCGGGGGCCTGGAGGGCTGGCTGGATGGCCCGCTGGCCATCGATGCCACCCGCGCCGCACGGCTGCGCTTCCAGGGGTACCGGGTGTTCACGCAGGTGATCCCGGGAGACATCACGCCCAAGAACAGGCTTCTCATGGCCGAACCGGAGGATGCCAAGTCTGATTTGGCGAACCTCGGCGCATGA
- a CDS encoding ligand-binding sensor domain-containing diguanylate cyclase gives MRVTLSRILQILLLTSLALVAQAVGIPASGRMVFRAYGPSEGLEHTSLTTLAQDSTGFLWMGTEGGAYRFDGTSFRLWSLPEGLPSAWVRTFGPAPDGSLWIGTRAGLCVLREGRIHTLEPGDPLASARIHHILHDAKGQIWVAAESGLFRSIGRGQRFAPVQGWPGGPAYSLALGTHGLWVGGASILRYRDEDGAWRAYGAPEGVPAEPVKALLVGSSGTLWARTPSQLRVLRPGAARLLPPSRGLPPLAVSFYEETLSPDGQGGVFVPTAKGLLLFQESGIWKLLDETRGLPSGWANQALVDRTGNLWVASLGLHRLQGSGTWENFTRLDGLPADNTWGLVRDRAGVLWIGTSSGLARMRPRGPENRGPRGPEAYAPGTGLVLYALKEAPDGAIWGAGEHPFLVRVSPDRARLTRIPLPPSPSLAVPVALAFDRTGSLWIGTSNDGLWQLSDPSGRATYQRAEIPGAGDLGQITALHLDARGRLWVATGRGLACLDQGRWRLWGRDIGLRNAPLWALAPLSDGTAWIGYLEPMGLTRVDLKGDAPRVMEQRTRRDGLASDSVYSLAADASDHLWVGGPRGVQRLDERGGRLFRREDGLAGTDCNPFATWVDADGGVWFGSTAGLLHHHDAEGPPPGTWPATILVSLTLGSRQWDRPMTGEGLLGTVPYGERTLSARFSSLAFEHEGRLRFQGRLVGLEDSWVDLPGRELRYPALPPGTYRLEVRALLEDGGPGPVTSAAFQVLPPWWLRWWAWLIWGGLALSLGLAGLGWRVRWLRRRNEELKVLVHQRTEALELSNLALTTISTTDHLTGLRNRRYLAEELPSVLALALRTRRERAGSEPATDACIVFAMLDLDHFKRVNDTWSHAAGDLALKQVADVLKHEARESDFLVRWGGEEILFVGHTSDLEGAAAVVSRLHQAIRNHPFDLGLPTPVSLTCSIGYSLFPFQPDHLEGASWEDQVRVADRCLYAAKRSGRDGWVGVAGRPGSAPGLAQRFDQAPSLCVQGGTVDLLSGPWKVMSLHWD, from the coding sequence ATGCGCGTAACCCTCTCCCGAATCCTGCAAATCCTCCTTCTCACCAGCCTGGCCCTGGTTGCCCAGGCCGTGGGCATTCCCGCCTCCGGGCGCATGGTCTTCCGCGCCTATGGCCCCTCCGAAGGCCTGGAGCACACCAGCCTCACGACCCTGGCCCAGGACTCGACGGGCTTCCTCTGGATGGGCACCGAAGGGGGCGCCTACCGATTCGACGGCACCAGCTTCCGTCTCTGGAGCCTGCCCGAGGGCCTGCCCTCGGCCTGGGTGCGCACCTTCGGGCCCGCCCCTGACGGCAGCCTGTGGATCGGCACGCGCGCCGGGCTGTGCGTGCTGCGTGAGGGACGCATCCACACTCTGGAACCGGGCGACCCGCTGGCCTCCGCCCGGATCCACCACATCCTCCACGATGCCAAGGGCCAGATCTGGGTCGCCGCCGAATCGGGCCTGTTCCGCAGCATCGGCCGCGGCCAGCGCTTCGCCCCCGTCCAGGGGTGGCCCGGTGGCCCGGCCTATTCGCTGGCCCTGGGCACCCACGGCCTCTGGGTGGGCGGAGCCTCGATCCTCCGGTACCGCGACGAGGACGGCGCCTGGCGGGCCTACGGCGCCCCGGAAGGCGTACCTGCCGAACCTGTGAAAGCCCTCCTGGTGGGGTCCTCCGGCACCCTCTGGGCCCGGACGCCCAGCCAGCTGCGGGTGCTTCGCCCCGGCGCCGCCCGCCTGCTTCCGCCCTCCAGGGGCCTACCGCCCCTGGCCGTCAGCTTCTACGAGGAGACCCTCAGCCCGGACGGTCAGGGCGGCGTGTTCGTGCCGACGGCCAAGGGCCTCCTGCTCTTCCAGGAATCGGGGATCTGGAAGCTCCTGGACGAAACCCGGGGCCTGCCGTCGGGATGGGCCAACCAGGCCCTGGTAGACCGGACGGGAAACCTCTGGGTGGCGAGCTTGGGCCTGCACCGGCTTCAGGGCAGCGGGACCTGGGAGAACTTCACACGGCTGGACGGGCTCCCGGCCGACAACACCTGGGGCCTGGTCCGCGACCGCGCCGGTGTGCTCTGGATCGGGACCAGCAGCGGCCTCGCGCGCATGAGGCCCCGCGGGCCTGAGAATCGGGGCCCTCGCGGGCCTGAGGCCTACGCCCCGGGCACAGGGCTCGTCCTCTATGCCCTCAAGGAAGCCCCCGACGGGGCCATCTGGGGCGCCGGGGAACATCCCTTCCTGGTGCGCGTCAGCCCGGACCGTGCGCGGCTGACGCGCATCCCCCTGCCTCCTTCCCCGAGCCTCGCGGTGCCGGTGGCCCTGGCCTTCGATCGGACAGGTTCCCTGTGGATCGGCACCTCGAACGACGGGCTCTGGCAGCTGAGCGACCCTTCCGGCCGCGCCACCTACCAGCGGGCGGAGATTCCCGGCGCGGGCGACCTCGGGCAGATCACGGCCCTGCACCTGGATGCGCGGGGCCGCCTCTGGGTGGCCACGGGCCGCGGCCTGGCCTGCCTCGACCAGGGCCGCTGGCGCCTCTGGGGCCGGGACATCGGCCTGCGGAACGCGCCCCTGTGGGCTCTGGCCCCGCTATCAGACGGCACGGCCTGGATCGGCTACCTCGAGCCCATGGGCCTCACCCGCGTGGACCTCAAGGGCGATGCCCCCCGCGTGATGGAGCAGAGGACGCGGCGGGACGGCCTGGCCAGCGACTCGGTGTACAGCCTGGCGGCGGATGCCTCCGACCACCTGTGGGTGGGTGGCCCCCGAGGCGTGCAGCGGCTCGATGAGCGGGGAGGGCGGCTCTTCCGGCGGGAGGACGGTCTGGCGGGCACGGACTGCAATCCCTTCGCCACCTGGGTGGATGCGGATGGCGGCGTCTGGTTCGGCTCCACGGCGGGCCTCCTCCATCACCACGACGCCGAAGGACCGCCCCCGGGGACATGGCCTGCGACGATCCTGGTCTCCCTCACCCTGGGTTCCCGCCAGTGGGACCGGCCGATGACCGGCGAGGGCCTGCTCGGCACGGTCCCGTACGGGGAGCGCACGCTGTCCGCGCGGTTCAGCTCCCTGGCCTTCGAACATGAAGGGCGGCTGCGGTTCCAGGGCCGCCTGGTGGGCCTGGAGGACAGCTGGGTCGACCTGCCCGGCCGGGAGCTCCGCTACCCCGCCCTGCCCCCGGGCACCTACCGCCTGGAGGTGCGCGCCCTGCTCGAGGACGGCGGTCCGGGGCCGGTGACCTCCGCAGCCTTCCAGGTGCTGCCGCCCTGGTGGCTCCGCTGGTGGGCCTGGCTCATCTGGGGCGGGCTCGCCCTCTCCCTGGGCCTGGCCGGCCTCGGCTGGCGCGTCCGCTGGCTCCGGCGCCGCAACGAAGAACTGAAGGTCCTCGTCCATCAGCGCACCGAGGCGCTGGAACTGAGCAACCTCGCCCTCACCACCATCTCCACCACCGACCACCTCACGGGCCTCCGCAACCGCCGCTATCTCGCGGAGGAGCTTCCGTCCGTGCTGGCCCTCGCGCTGCGGACCCGGCGCGAACGCGCCGGGTCCGAGCCCGCTACCGACGCCTGCATCGTCTTCGCCATGCTGGATCTCGATCACTTCAAGCGCGTGAACGACACCTGGAGCCACGCCGCCGGCGACCTGGCCCTGAAGCAGGTGGCGGATGTGCTGAAGCACGAGGCCCGCGAATCCGACTTCCTCGTCCGCTGGGGCGGCGAGGAGATTCTGTTCGTGGGGCACACCAGCGACCTCGAAGGCGCCGCGGCCGTGGTGTCCCGCCTGCACCAGGCCATCCGCAATCATCCCTTCGACCTGGGCCTTCCCACGCCGGTCTCCCTCACCTGTTCGATCGGGTATTCCCTCTTCCCCTTCCAGCCCGATCACCTGGAGGGCGCCTCCTGGGAGGACCAGGTCCGCGTGGCCGACCGCTGCCTCTATGCCGCGAAGCGCTCCGGCCGGGACGGCTGGGTGGGCGTGGCGGGACGGCCCGGATCGGCCCCGGGCCTGGCCCAGCGCTTCGACCAGGCTCCCTCCCTGTGCGTCCAGGGCGGCACCGTCGATCTGCTCAGCGGTCCCTGGAAGGTGATGAGCCTTCACTGGGACTAG
- a CDS encoding PilZ domain-containing protein, translating into MSIEHEQRKYPRLSTTSRVYGLRFQVKGVDIHDCRLVNLSAGGCGVEIQMADARNLEVGDVLESLYLDHPDMPLVPLSAVILRMLGKVPGKTLGYVLVGMEFRGITPFVRGLIADHVAAQLARA; encoded by the coding sequence ATGTCCATCGAACACGAGCAGCGGAAATACCCCCGCCTGAGCACCACCAGCCGCGTGTACGGACTCCGCTTCCAGGTCAAGGGCGTCGACATCCACGACTGCCGCCTGGTGAATCTCAGTGCGGGAGGCTGCGGCGTGGAGATCCAGATGGCCGATGCCCGGAATCTGGAGGTGGGCGATGTCCTGGAGTCGCTCTACCTGGATCACCCCGACATGCCCCTGGTGCCCCTCTCCGCCGTCATCCTGCGGATGCTTGGCAAGGTGCCCGGCAAGACCCTCGGCTATGTCCTCGTCGGCATGGAGTTCCGGGGCATCACGCCCTTCGTGCGCGGCCTCATCGCCGACCATGTGGCCGCCCAGCTCGCCCGCGCATGA
- a CDS encoding MoaD/ThiS family protein: MPRVTFTGNLQRHVPCPPCAVGGATVKESLEAAFALYPRARGYVLDEHGALRFHMAIFVDGEPISDRRGLRDPVPAAGEIFVMQALSGG, from the coding sequence ATGCCCCGCGTCACCTTCACCGGCAACCTCCAGCGCCATGTGCCGTGCCCGCCCTGCGCCGTGGGCGGCGCCACGGTGAAGGAGAGCCTGGAGGCGGCCTTCGCGCTCTATCCCCGGGCCCGCGGCTATGTGCTGGATGAGCACGGTGCCCTGCGCTTCCATATGGCGATCTTCGTGGATGGCGAGCCCATCTCCGACCGGAGGGGGCTGAGGGACCCCGTGCCCGCGGCCGGCGAGATCTTCGTCATGCAGGCCCTTTCCGGAGGCTGA
- a CDS encoding HEAT repeat domain-containing protein: MRQASLDIFLDRLDPASRADQLAFFRTVAAAGPAAVEELAGRVRRVSCPAGLKQLTLEFAYYYPWEDWLPVLDRLLRHENDLARFESGVRALGRMGTPPAIGLLKELAQGRATPGFREAVEAVLGECDPAEAFQHHFSRLLQGSAQPADANEGAHQLENLLTPDSLEALKEAVNHPDLLVFRHALRLVGLVPSEAAAVFLLDYLQETHLDALEDREARALLATFRNLPRAEVQEHAGQALAARWGERQPEAAADLASGQAHRIRAGAAALREGQPGILDAFLLDALLAATEEKPTHLARFLGQAGDAAQQRIRRLDFAIDAAAQGLAALAGQGFIETARLLPGLAESLRQNTGHAGVAGALAQVVPPEAQDLLDLLLDAPDGALRAAAVELLGARKDPALRPALLKAQRDAIADIADRSLWHLGQLSDPAGTARAFLADPDPEQVQVGLRFAAMHRLQELVPDLLTLVEAESREAVLIAALEALGAIGALQAVEPLLALLHSGQSPRLQIALAEALRDLGSAEGALGLCAKARELNVPVLHAVAVEALARIHGDPERPLSAPATAALIRAVQGGWSDRNPWPLRRRMADALLTIHAEDPDLWTELSDLFQGALAEKRPPGEVSPDDLARLQACARSLALLATL, encoded by the coding sequence ATGAGGCAAGCATCCCTCGACATCTTCCTGGACCGGCTCGATCCGGCCTCGCGGGCCGATCAGCTCGCCTTCTTCCGGACCGTCGCCGCGGCGGGTCCTGCGGCCGTGGAGGAACTGGCCGGCCGCGTCCGCCGGGTCTCCTGCCCGGCCGGCCTGAAGCAGCTCACCCTCGAGTTCGCCTACTACTACCCTTGGGAGGACTGGCTCCCCGTGCTGGACCGCCTGCTCCGGCACGAGAACGACCTGGCGCGCTTCGAGTCGGGTGTGCGCGCGCTCGGGCGCATGGGGACGCCCCCCGCCATCGGCCTCCTGAAGGAGCTGGCCCAGGGCCGCGCGACACCGGGCTTCCGCGAAGCCGTCGAGGCCGTGCTCGGCGAATGCGATCCCGCCGAGGCCTTTCAGCACCACTTCTCCCGGCTTCTGCAGGGCAGCGCCCAGCCCGCCGATGCCAACGAGGGCGCCCACCAGCTCGAGAATCTCCTCACCCCCGATAGCCTGGAGGCTCTCAAGGAGGCCGTGAACCACCCGGACCTCCTGGTGTTCCGCCATGCGCTCCGCCTCGTGGGTCTGGTGCCCTCCGAAGCGGCCGCGGTCTTCCTGCTGGACTACCTGCAGGAGACCCACCTGGATGCCCTGGAGGACCGCGAGGCCCGGGCCCTCCTCGCCACCTTCCGCAACCTTCCGCGGGCCGAGGTCCAGGAACATGCAGGCCAGGCCCTCGCCGCACGCTGGGGGGAACGCCAGCCCGAGGCCGCGGCGGACCTGGCTTCCGGCCAGGCCCATCGCATCCGGGCCGGGGCCGCCGCGCTCCGCGAAGGTCAGCCGGGGATCTTGGATGCCTTCCTCCTGGACGCACTCCTCGCCGCCACCGAGGAGAAGCCCACCCACCTGGCGCGCTTCCTGGGCCAGGCTGGCGACGCGGCCCAGCAGCGGATCCGGCGCCTCGACTTCGCCATCGACGCCGCGGCCCAGGGGCTCGCGGCCCTCGCCGGCCAGGGTTTCATCGAGACCGCCCGCCTGCTGCCCGGCCTCGCGGAATCCCTGCGTCAGAACACGGGCCACGCCGGCGTGGCCGGGGCCTTGGCCCAGGTGGTGCCCCCCGAGGCCCAGGACCTGCTCGACCTGCTGCTGGACGCACCCGACGGCGCCCTTCGTGCCGCCGCCGTGGAGCTCCTGGGCGCGCGGAAGGACCCGGCCCTGCGGCCCGCGCTCCTCAAGGCCCAGCGGGACGCCATCGCCGACATCGCCGACCGGAGCCTCTGGCACCTGGGCCAGCTGTCGGATCCCGCCGGAACGGCGCGGGCCTTTCTCGCCGACCCCGATCCCGAGCAGGTCCAGGTGGGCCTCCGTTTCGCCGCCATGCACCGGCTGCAGGAGCTGGTGCCGGATCTCCTCACCCTCGTGGAGGCGGAAAGCCGCGAAGCCGTGCTCATCGCCGCCCTGGAGGCCCTGGGCGCCATCGGGGCTCTCCAGGCGGTGGAGCCCCTCCTGGCGCTGCTGCATTCCGGCCAGTCGCCTCGCCTCCAGATCGCCCTCGCGGAGGCCCTCCGCGACCTGGGCAGCGCCGAGGGGGCCCTCGGCCTCTGCGCCAAGGCCCGCGAATTGAATGTCCCAGTGCTGCACGCGGTGGCCGTGGAGGCCCTCGCCCGCATCCATGGCGATCCGGAGCGGCCCCTGTCCGCTCCCGCCACGGCGGCCCTCATCAGGGCCGTCCAGGGCGGCTGGTCCGACCGGAATCCCTGGCCCCTGCGCCGCCGCATGGCCGACGCCCTGCTGACCATCCACGCGGAGGATCCGGACCTCTGGACCGAACTGTCGGACCTCTTCCAGGGGGCCCTCGCCGAAAAGCGGCCGCCCGGCGAGGTCTCCCCCGATGACCTGGCCCGCCTCCAGGCCTGCGCCCGGTCGCTGGCGCTGCTGGCGACGCTCTGA
- a CDS encoding PaaI family thioesterase, translated as MTDLQERITTSFQAQGLMTTLGAELVRVAEGEVHIALPFSERLSQQHGFLHAGAITSILDSACGYAALTKAPPGCEVVTAEFKINLLRPALGDRFLAIGKVQNAGRSLTVCTGEVLAISGDGSAPKVVALMQATIANLRSSA; from the coding sequence ATGACCGACCTTCAGGAACGGATCACCACCAGCTTCCAGGCCCAGGGCCTGATGACCACGCTCGGGGCCGAGCTGGTCCGGGTGGCGGAGGGCGAGGTGCACATCGCGCTGCCCTTTTCGGAGCGGCTGTCCCAGCAGCACGGCTTCCTCCACGCGGGCGCCATCACCAGCATCCTCGACAGCGCCTGCGGGTATGCCGCGCTGACGAAGGCGCCACCGGGCTGCGAGGTCGTCACCGCCGAGTTCAAGATCAACCTCCTGCGGCCCGCCCTCGGGGACCGCTTCCTGGCCATCGGCAAGGTGCAGAACGCGGGCCGGTCGCTCACGGTCTGCACAGGCGAGGTGCTGGCCATTTCCGGGGACGGATCCGCCCCCAAGGTGGTGGCGCTCATGCAGGCCACCATCGCCAACCTGCGATCCTCTGCCTGA